The DNA sequence CCCCAACACCGCTACTTCCAACTATGCCATCTCCGTCATGAAGGTCCTCTTCATACACCCACGCACTCTCCTTtccttattttttaatcaataacaGTTACTTTCTCTGTGAGTTTTTCGTAATAATggatagttttttattttgcagCAACCCAATCCCATAGGAAGTGGATTAGCTATGGAAGCCATTGTGGAATCCGCAGGCCCTGAATGTATTGTCCCAGGCCAGATTACACCCATTAAACTACTTGGCTTAAAGGTGCctcctttttcttattatttagtCTTCTTCTTAGCTCTTTCATATTCAATTTGCGTCGAGCAAACTGagaaattttatctatttatttatttatttattattattattttttattatggcTGGGAGAGCAAAGTGGGTTTCTTGTGCTGCAGTTTCTTCTTTCCTATGGTTATACGGAGgttgaataattttattttccagGACGGGCCAAAAAAAATAGTACCTTCCATGTTGTTCTGTGTTTAAGCTGTTTGGTTGGTAAATTTTATGCTGCTTTTTATCatgttttgcaaaatttatcgTCCAACTGTTTGACATGATTAAGAAGCAACGGAATTATGGATTCCTTGTTCTTCCTTGTTTATATATTGCTCCTCCTAGGACTTAAAATGTGCGTGCATATCACAATTTTCATTGATTGTTAAAAAGTTTGCGGTTTTTTATTCCTTGTTTTAGAGGTCTACATTGTAATGTGTCTTCTCTTTTATAATGTTGTTCAGGAAAAATGATCGCTGCTTTAATAAATTTGTGCCAGCGAGATGCTATGTTGAGTGTAGTCCTTGGCATAATATGGATGTGTTATTGCCGTATGTTTTTGTTCCATGTTACTTTGTCATAGAAATATctagttttctttttagttttaacttttGTTCCATGCTACTTTGTCATCGAAATATCTAGTTTTCTCTTTAGTTTTAGCACaatctttcaaatatttttctcttattaacGTTTTATAATTGATTCCTGTTTTGCATACAGGTATGGCCGGTTGatgttaatttgaaatttttggaacCGGTTGGACGAGAGCTAAAGCTACTTGGAAAGGTAAAAACTCTTGTTGGTGTTTCCTTTTAGAATCAGTTAAGTTTAAGCCAAATGAACAATCCTAGATTAGGTATCACAAACTATTCTAAATAGAGCAGAAAGCTTAGATGAATCAAGATGTTTGGGCATTAACATAGAATAAATCTGGTGATGAAATAGTTCAAAATTCCATTGTTTGAGTGAAATAAGAATGGAAAAGATgggtaaaaaattatcatagcgtgaaatattttttaaagaagaaCATTAAAGTAAAAGAAACTCTTGAGAGAAGAATAGTTCTTGGCAAAGTATATTAAGAAATGGTTTATCTCAAATCACGCCAACTGGGGATGGAAAAGGTCCTAGCTTTCATGGTCTTTCAGACTACTTTGATCCGCTTGAAATAATACCCTTCTCTGTATCAAAAGATTTATGCATTGATTGATATTTCTAGGGCCCAGTTCACGCTGCAGTTATTGTTTCCTTATCAAAAATTGGTTGTTTCTCTAATGCAGTTCATGGATAACGCTGTAAATCTTATGAACAAGTCATTTATAGATCGTTAGTAGCCGTGGCATTTTGCTAGCCGGAGAAAGGTAGCTGCAATTTTGGGCTTTTGAGTTGTTTGCATTCACCTTGCAATGAGCAGAAGCGTAGCGGGGCAGTGTGGATGTAAATAAGATCTCCCTTTGCATCATCTTCTTGCTCGTGctctgttttttaatttaataatttcttaCTTTGTCACTTAAATATTTATCTGTTTCCATGTTAAATATctaaaaatagttttcttttataaattcaaCAAAGTATGTTTGAAGTGCGAATCACTATTAGGGATGCTATTTTTGAAAGCCTTAACAAGAAGAGTTTTATAAGGTGCTCCGTTTATTCTCTTCAACTATATCTAAGCTCGTTGTCTTCACCATTACCCATTTCAGATGATGTAAGCAGTAAGATATTAAACAATCGGTCATTAACCCTTACCTTATTATCGCTACAgtgataaattataaaatgttaCCAGAAGAAGACTacttttctcattattttttagACAAGATTAATAGAATTTTGGGACAAATCTTAGCCAGCatgaagggagaaaaaaaatgaagaaatatataattcttaCTAGATGAATGACGGCTACGATGGAGATTTATGTGTAAAAGACCTTCAATTACAAATTATCAACTCACTTTTATAAGTAATTGAAAGGTCTAATGATGTTGTACATGACCCTAGTTATAACCAAAGAGCACGTGATTAGCAGCCTCCTCGAGTACTTTGTCATCTCTAATGAATCGAATTTAAAGTTCTGAGGAGATCTATTTGAAGATACAAATCTTGGGCTTGCTTTAATAACTTCTAAAACATTATCCCAATCTTCTCCCTTTTTCAGTTTAATATTATAGAGGACAGAGACAAACCCTATCTACAAACTGCAATGTAATctgaatatttttttcttcggCTCTAGAAGTGAAGTACAACCTTTGCATATGAGGCCAAAAATGGTGATGCAAAAAGGAAGATAGAACTTCATTGATCCATCCTTAAGAAATAAGCAACGCAATATCTTCATCGATGACCTAATTGGTTAGCACGAATTTTTTGTAAGCCGATGGT is a window from the Ziziphus jujuba cultivar Dongzao chromosome 11, ASM3175591v1 genome containing:
- the LOC107431955 gene encoding uncharacterized protein LOC107431955 encodes the protein MSRKGGASSSLQKDVPWRASAGKAIPKIHHSPIVRVPNTATSNYAISVMKQPNPIGSGLAMEAIVESAGPECIVPGQITPIKLLGLKVWPVDVNLKFLEPVGRELKLLGKFMDNAVNLMNKSFIDR